The following proteins are co-located in the Calliphora vicina chromosome 2, idCalVici1.1, whole genome shotgun sequence genome:
- the LOC135952291 gene encoding probable cytosolic Fe-S cluster assembly factor GH10760, translating into MSRFSGALQLTDLDDFITPSQECIKPVTIEKSKTKTGAKISIQEDGYYEETAEGKQKLQKVEITLQDCLACSGCITSAEGVLITQQSQEEVLKVLQENKELKADESKAEQVRKIVVTVSQQPILSLAQRYGLTVEKAAEHLCGYLRQLGVDYVLTTKVADDLALLECRNEFIERFRDNDPSKPFPMLSSSCPGWVCYAEKTHGSFILPYIATTRSPQQIMGVLVKQMLAQKLNISSEKIYHVTIMPCYDKKLEASREDFYDEAMNSKDVDCVITSIEIEQMLNEDTLQTFPNSNFDWPWAEANEMENTNVWAHENSTSGGYSEHIFKYAAKELFDQDLLTVEYKNLRNPDFREVSLEIEGKCVLKFAIANGFRNIQNLVQKLKRGKVQYHFVEVMACPSGCINGGAQIRPPNGQHIRDLTIQLEQLYRQLPQSNPNNSCVKAIYNNFFDGQHTDKAKMLLHTNYHAVEKMNTALNIKW; encoded by the exons atgtcGCGCTTTAGTGGAGCTCTACAATTAACAGATCTTGATGATTTTATAACACCCTCCCAA gaATGTATAAAACCAGTCACTATCGAAAAATCCAAAACAAAGACGGgggctaaaatatcaatccagGAAGACGGTTATTATGAAGAAACTGCA GAAGGCAAACAGAAATTGCAAAAAGTAGAAATTACTTTGCAAGATTGTTTGGCCTGTTCAGGTTGTATAACCTCGGCGGAAGGAGTTTTGATAACTCAACAAAGTCAGGAAgaagttttaaaagttttacaagAAAATAAAGAGCTGAAGGCAGATGAATCAAAGGCTGAACAAGTGCGCAAAATAGTTGTCACGGTTTCGCAACAACCCATACTGAGTCTGGCACAACGTTATGGCTTGACTGTCGAAAAGGCTGCCGAACATTTATGTGGTTATCTGAGACAATTGGGAGTTGACTATGTTTTAACTACCAAAGTAGCCGATGATTTGGCTTTACTGGAATGCCGCAATGAATTTATTGAACGTTTTCGTGACAATGACCCCAGCAAGCCATTTCCTATGCTGTCTTCCTCATGTCCCGGTTGGGTTTGTTATGCAGAAAAAACTCATGGCAGTTTTATATTACCCTATATTGCCACAACTCGATCACCACAACAAATTATGGGTGTATTGGTTAAACAGATGTTGGCTCAAAAGCTGAATATATCATCGGAGAAAATTTATCACGTTACCATTATGCCTTGCTATGATAAGAAATTGGAAGCTTCAAGAGAAGATTTTTATGACGAAGCTATGAATAGTAAAGATGTGGACTGTGTAATAACTTCAA TTGAAATTGAACAAATGTTGAATGAAGACACACTGCAAACATTTCCTAATTCTAATTTTGACTGGCCATGGGCAGAAGCAAATGAAATGGAAAACACAAATGTGTGGGCTCATGAAAATAGTACTTCCGGTGGTTACTCCgaacacatttttaaatatgcGGCCAAAGAATTATTTGATCAGGATTTATTAACagtagaatataaaaatttacg CAATCCCGATTTTCGTGAAGTCTCTTTGGAAATTGAGGGTAAATGTGTGCTAAAGTTTGCAATAGCTAATGGTTTTCGTAATATACAAAACTTAGTGCAAAAACTTAAACGTGGCAAGGTCCAATATCATTTCGTAGAAGTTATGGCTTGCCCTTCTG GTTGTATAAATGGGGGAGCACAAATTCGTCCACCCAATGGACAACATATTAGAGACTTAACGATACAGTTGGAGCAACTTTATCGTCAATTGCCGCAATCAAATCCTAATAATTCATGTGTAAAAGCAATATACAATAACTTTTTTGATGGCCAACATACCGATAAAGCAAAGATGTTGTTGCATACAAATTATCATGCTGTTGAAAAAATGAATACtgctttaaatattaaatggtga
- the LOC135952289 gene encoding 2-oxoglutarate and iron-dependent oxygenase domain-containing protein 3-like, with translation MSENKLRQRQTLPQNDKKTNGSKEKEKDKKNKFAAVHDELQHATSSFTHRLWTRAVIVISVMTIVYFYTSNQTRETKFALVRENLPLRMQKFKCSEQYDEEMKKYPKCVPTKCGRFVADKLVEAKEVEILLDMAESIIGLAGSSGGASILDIHTGALSYGEQYLNFYKMPEAKKLLKPEQLTVYNLVKGKIKLAIAEQFGIEPSNLFLTSPTFFSRLTNVTAKNIHDEYWHEHVDKETYPSFHYTSLLYLTTLNKDFKGGRFIFVDGIDKNRTTSAIEPKKGRVSAFTSGFENRHHVEKVTEGSRFAITISFTCDQAKKIIDPQMATLDA, from the exons atgagtGAAAATAAGTTAAGACAGCGTCAAACGCTGCCTCAAAATGATAAGAAAACAAATGGCAGTAAGGAGAAGGAAAAggacaagaaaaataaatt tgcCGCTGTCCACGATGAGCTGCAACATGCCACCAGTTCATTTACCCATCGTCTTTGGACACGTGCTGTAATAGTCATCTCAGTTATGACCATAGTGTATTTTTATACCAGCAATCAAACGCGTGAAACTAAATTCGCTTTAGTACGTGAAAATTTGCCGTTAcgtatgcaaaaattcaaatgctCCGAGCAATATGATGAGGAAATGAAAAAGTATCCTAAATGTGTACCAACAAAATGTGGACGTTTTGTAGCCGATAaattggtggaagcaaaagaaGTAGAAATACTTTTGGATATGGCAGAAAGTATAATTGGTTTGGCTGGCTCTTCAGGAGGGGCCTCAATATTAGACATACATACGGGAGCTTTGTCATATGgtgaacaatatttaaatttttataaaatgccaGAAGCCAAGAAATTGCTTAAACCAGAACAATTAACAGTGTATAAT ctGGTGAAAGGTAAAATCAAATTAGCTATTGCCGAACAATTTGGTATAGAGCCCAgcaatttgtttttaacttCTCCCACATTTTTCTCTCGTCTTACCAATGTTACGGCCAAAAATATTCATGATGAATACTGGCATGAACATGTAGATAAG GAGACCTACCCTTCATTCCATTATACCTCATTGTTGTATTTAACCACACTCAATAAAGACTTTAAAGGTGGCCGATTTATATTTGTAGATGGCATAGACAAAAATCGCACAACTTCTGCCATTGAACCTAAAAAGGGCAGAGTTAGTGCCTTTACATCAGGTTTTGAAAATCGTCACCATGTTGAAAAAGTAACAGAAGGATCAAG ATTCGCCATAACTATATCTTTTACCTGCGATCAagcgaaaaaaattattgatccTCAAATGGCCACCTTGGATGcataa
- the LOC135951295 gene encoding uncharacterized protein LOC135951295 yields the protein MMETSQPSTSKAARINSQTSNVVDNDFEMEDWEENQDSCSLWCIEDDTMFYAQGLKHHSAGKGKSVYVTWNENYLLNFVFKTSKTGTTTLTKVRISLPVHKQQLEEIANMLILEMNTLLYMKSGRVYYFSSVKSMHKVDWLTGVRCMTACPPTLFSVIRLVYNEDQEEHDQQRILSLEVYKDLPQLGKYTSDDHVLCHSYDISFDLENLFNCDWLEETYTLTSLITEEKNIEFLKQLVAMGNIFRSQDEVIELEMNQELHIFTISGNVFMLVGASVAESDNTSTNPEVQDYNIRLLNTYACNIECIRIDCEKNLLIVLLQSGHMDIWYKSSRMFGALFHQQHQISQFLNYDYWPLENIFYFTTLDDVIQLKIITSNTTSNEQECIVKETRKSISGMIACTWVESLEQLICLSFNNIFYRINFNQPTESLELTDESETKYENLNHLYVLNLKRIKDLTAKAQIVNDLLEQPKHLHNGIEKEFQKQQILALASKSEIFKKIFQCHLEYHVNIPGIEYFDEDCVQIKTTNDNSSSIYCLIFMSLKNKHNYLSSVFTATLWYLHITTKEHSLQLHIPYELLNKQLCLIIGIPLKHYVNQCLPNYSLNLLSFLNHQSQHVCLKFKLCLATNEKTYLNIFSYNIHNLSILRNFLNDIESLLKEQDLESTSKSNAAMDCSENAFKLKHLYKISKSVLQNIMEKVKAKSWSSLSGMDFKMYYLHQYLIVLNYDDSKEILQMSSNYPVAIFYIKLLLIHADQSCNELEIIDNSSLHNMQQMIMNYQSDIEHLYGSLISLDAEEVNSNTISMHLENMSNVYLKLRNEFYDIFR from the exons atgatggaAACATCACAGCCATCTACTTCCAAAGCCGCCCGAATTAATTCACAAACCAGCAATGTTGTGGACAATGATTTCGAAATGGAAGATTGGGAAGAAAATCAAGACAGCTGCTCCCTGTGGTGCATTGAAGACGACACCATGTTTTATGCACAGGGTCTTAAACATCACAGTGCCGGCAAAGGAAAATCTGTTTATGTTACATGGAATGAgaattatttacttaattttgtattcaaaaCCTCCAAAACTGGCACAACAACACTAACAAAAGTACGAATATCGTTGCCGGTTCATAAACAGCAATTGGAGGAAATTGCTAATATGTTGATATTGGAAATGAATACTTTACTTTATATGAAAAGTGGTcgtgtttattattttagttcTGTCAAGTCTATGCACAAAGTTGATTGGTTAACGGGAGTACGTTGTATGACTGCCTGTCCTCCAACGCTATTCAGTGTCATACGTTTAGTGTATAATGAAGATCAGGAGGAACATGATCAGCAACGAATACTTAGTTTAGAAGTATATAAAGATTTGCCACAATTAGGTAAATATACTAGTGATGATCATGTGTTATGCCACAGTTATGATATTAGTTTTGATCTGGAAAATCTGTTCAATTGTGACTGGCTTGAAGAAACTTATACTTTAACCTCATTGATTACGGAGGAGAAAAACATTGAATTCCTAAAACAACTTGTTGCTATGGGAAATATTTTTCGTTCACAGGATGAAGTGATTGAACTGGAAATGAATCAAGAATtgcatatttttacaatttcaggAAATGTGTTCATGTTGGTGGGCG caAGTGTTGCTGAAAGTGATAATACTTCAACCAATCCCGAAGTACAAGACTATAATATACGTCTGCTCAACACGTATGCTTGCAATATCGAATGCATACGTATtgattgtgaaaaaaatttactaatagTATTATTGCAATCCGGTCATATGGACATATGGTACAAAAGCAGTCGTATGTTCGGTGCACTTTTTCATCAACAACACCAAATATCACAGTTTTTAAACTATGATTACTGGCCATTGgaaaacatattttactttaCCACCCTAGACGAtgtaatacaattaaaaattataacatctAACACAACTAGTAACGAACAAGAATGTATAGTTAAGGAAACTAGAAAGTCAATAAGTGGTATGATTGCTTGTACTTGGGTCGAAAGTTTGGAACAATTAATTTGTTTGAGTTTTAATAACATCTTCTACAGAATTAATTTCAACCAGCCAACAGAATCATTGGAGCTCACAGATGAGAgtgaaacaaaatatgaaaatttaaatcacttATATGTCTTAAATTTAAAACGCATTAAAGATCTTACGGCTAAAGCCCAAATTGTAAATGATTTATTGGAACAACCCAAGCACCTACATAATGGCATagaaaaagaatttcaaaaacaacaaattttggcACTCGCATcgaaaagtgaaattttcaaaaaaatatttcaatgtcATTTAGAATATCATGTAAACATACCGGGAATTGAATATTTTGACGAAGACTGTGTGCAAATTAAAACCACAAATGATAACAGTTCATCAATATACTGCTTAATTTTTatgtctttaaaaaataaacacaattatcTATCGTCAGTTTTTACAGCCACACTGTGGTATTTACACATTACAACTAAAGAACATAGTTTACAATTACATATTCCTTACGAACtattaaacaaacaactatGCCTAATAATCGGCATACCTTTGAAACACTATGTAAACCAATGCCTGCCAAATTATTCATTAAATCTATTAAGTTTTCTTAATCATCAATCTCAGCatgtttgtttgaaatttaaattgtgtCTGGCTACAAATGAGAAAACCTATCTAAATATATTTAGCTATAACATCCATAATTTGTCAATTCTACGTAATTTTCTAAATGATATTGAAAGTTTGCTGAAAGAACAAGACTTAGAGTCTACTTCTAAATCTAATGCGGCAATGGATTGCAGCGAAAATGCTTTTAAACTAAAGCATCtctataaaatatctaaaagtgtattacaaaatattatggAAAAAGTTAAGGCTAAGTCGTGGTCGTCATTGAGCGGTAtggattttaaaatgtattatttgCATCAATATTTAATTGTATTGAATTATGAtgattctaaagaaattttacaaatgtctTCTAACTATCCGGtggcaatattttatattaaactatTGTTGATACATGCAGATCAGTCTTGTAATGAATTGGAAATTATTGACAACTCTTCACTCCATAATATGCAGCAAATGATTATG AACTACCAAAGCGATATAGAACATTTATATGGGTCATTGATATCATTAGATGCGGAAGAAGTTAATTCGAATACGATTTCTATGCATTTGGAAAATATGAgcaatgtttatttaaaattacgtAATGAGTTTTATGATATATTTAGATAG
- the APP-BP1 gene encoding nedd8-activating enzyme E1 regulatory subunit translates to MSSPAPKSPEQSDKNKKYDRQIRLWGEHGQSLLETAKICLVNATGLGCEVLKGLVLPGIGSFTIVDGSMVTEEDLGINFFVEASNVGQSRAASCMQLLQELNTDVNGDCVEESVDYILTNRPAFFDNFDVVIASNLNESSLLQLASCLWETNVPLVYCRSLGFFGSIRLQIKEHCVIESHPDNTQYDLRLEHPFPALRTHFETTNITNKVPWLLVLNKYLQKWQLENSGRAPSNYKEKCQLRDIIRKDMTHDEENFEEAIKAVNTAFTGGSIPSNLKNIFEDEACRNLNKQSKPFWIMAKGLKEFIEKDNNGILPLPGVLPDMTADTESYINLQNIYRQQAMQDADNVYRRCQAIVRELGLPLDTISEKTVRLFCKESGGLTVIRGSKISDEYEKNNRVLSVIDDIDVQGTLTEHYIALRAYERFLTECGNIPGDCYVENDTARFKSVACKMLAEWGVTQATLSDDMVHEVCHYGGGEVHTISAFIAGCAAQEVVKILTNQFKPVDNTFIYNGITSETITLKL, encoded by the exons ATGTCTTCACCGGCGCCAAAATCTCCAGAACAatcagataaaaataaaaaatatgatcgCCAAATTCG cttaTGGGGTGAACATGGCCAGAGCCTTTTAGAGACAGCCAAAATATGTCTAGTTAACGCAACTGGTTTAGGTTGTGAGGTACTTAAAGGTTTAGTACTTCCCGGTATAGGAAGCTTTACCATTGTCGATGGCAGTATGGTAACAGAAGAAGATTTGGGAAtaaa CTTTTTCGTGGAGGCCAGCAATGTGGGACAATCTCGTGCCGCCTCGTGCATGCAACTGTTACAGGAACTAAATACTGATGTTAATGGTGATTGCGTGGAGGAGAGTGTTGATTATATATTAACGAATCGTCCAGCTttctttgataattttgatgTGGTGATTGCTTCAAATCTAAATGAAAGTTCGCTTTTACAACTTGCCAGCTGTTTGTGGGAAACTAACGTACCTTTAGTGTACTGTCGTTCATTAGGATTTTTTGGTTCGATTCGCCTGCAAATTAAAGAACACTGTGTCATAGAGTCTCATCCAGACAATACCCAATACGATTTGAGATTGGAACACCCATTTCCTGCACTACGGACACATTTTGAG aCAACTAATATAACCAATAAAGTTCCCTGGCTGTTggttcttaataaatatttgcaaaaatggcAATTGGAAAACAGTGGGCGAGCACCTTcaaattacaaagaaaaatgCCAGTTGCGCGATATTATTAGAAAAG ATATGACTCATGACGAAGAAAATTTTGAAGAAGCTATAAAAGCAGTAAACACTGCATTCACTGGAGGTTCAATCCCATCAAATCTGAAAAACATATTTGAAGATGAAGCTTGTCGAAATCTTAACAAACAG AGCAAACCCTTTTGGATAATGGCTAAGGGCTTAAAAGAATTTATCGAGAAAGACAATAATGGTATATTGCCATTACCAGGAGTTTTGCCAGATATGACCGCCGACACAGAATCCTATATAAATCTTCAAAACATCTATCGCCAACAGGCTATGCAAGATGCCGACAATGTTTATCGCAGATGTCAGGCAATTGTTCGGGAATTGGGACTACCATTAGATACAATTTCCGAGAAAACTGTGCGTTTATTTTGCAAGGAGTCTGGTGGTCTGACCGTAATACGGGGCTCTAAAATTTCAGACGAGTATGAGAAGAATAACCGAGTTCTAAGCGTAATTGATGATATTGATGTTCAGGGTACTCTCACCGAACACTATATTGCTCTGAGAGCATATGAACGATTCCTAACCGAATGTGGTAATATTCCTGGTGACTGTTATGTTGAAAATGATACGGCCCGTTTTAAAAGCGTGGCCTGTAAGATGCTGGCTGAATGGGGTGTTACACAAGCCACTTTATCGGACGATATGGTTCATGAAGTTTGTCATTATGGTGGCGGCGAGGTTCACACTATATCGGCATTTATTG CTGGCTGTGCTGCACAGGAAGTTGTGAAAATCTTAACAAATCAATTTAAGCCCGTTGACAATACCTTTATTTACAATGGCATAACATCGGAAACAATTaccttaaaattataa
- the Spf45 gene encoding splicing factor 45: MDLYDDIDTKPKTSQIDGWSSGIKMLQTQLAIKKAQVPKAKEANKKPLMTPVVNLKSKKLQSSEEIFLTKGDNKRIISAQPLVPSLENLKADDWDFVDEYDPQWPNEYDKLKDKQNSNKEKVRDDRDRDRGRDRDRDRERGERKRGRNRNARNNDSPPVKFSGFGQRITEEDRYSPPAPGSMSNKGGGAAIAPPPSLQEISIANDGDPSSNVTIPYSASSVAAKIMAKFGYKDGQGLGKQEQGMSMALQVEKTSKRGGRIIHERDVFLPPPAATPASLAGASNPIANMGPPTPPAALSMLDSSDTEPSITEIMKAPSKVVLLRNMVGPGDVDEELEPEVKDECNTKYGDVANVLIHESFGTSPEDAVKIFVEFKRIESAIKAVVDLNGRFFGGRQVRAGFFNYDKFKSLELH, from the exons ATGGATTTATATGATGACATAGACACTAAACCCAAAACATCTCAAATAGATGGTTGGTCGTCAGGTATTAAAATGCTGCAAACACAGTTGGCCATCAAAAAGGCCCAGGTACCCAAAGCCAAAGAGGCCAACAAGAAACCG CTAATGACGCCTGtagtgaatttaaaatcaaaaaagttgcaaAGCTCTGAAGAAATATTTCTGACTAAAGGCGATAACAAACGAATCATATCGGCACAGCCTCTAGTGCCATCACTGGAAAATTTAAAAGCCGATGATTGGGATTTTGTTGATGAGTATGATCCCCAGTGGCCTAATGAGTATGATAAGTTGAAAGATAAACAGAATAGCAACAAAGAGAAAGTTAGAGATGATAGAGATCGCGACCGGGGACGTGATAGAGATCGCGACCGTGAACGCGGCGAACGTAAACGAGGTCGTAATCGAAATGCACGCAATAATGATTCTCCACCAGTCAAATTTAGTGGTTTCGGTCAACGCATAACAGAAGAGGATCGCTATAGTCCCCCAGCCCCCGGGTCGATGTCTAATAAGGGTGGTGGGGCAGCTATTGCTCCCCCGCCATCATTACAAGAAATATCCATTGCTAACGATGGTGACCCTTCTTCCAATGTTACTATACCCTATTCTGCTAGTTCAGTGGCCGCAAAAATTATGGCCAAGTTCGGTTATAAAGATGGTCAAGGTTTGGGCAAGCAGGAGCAGGGTATGTCCATGGCTTTGCAAGTGGAAAAGACTTCTAAGCGTGGTGGTCGCATTATACATGAACGTGATGTATTCTTGCCACCGCCAGCGGCAACACCAGCTTCTTTAGCTGGAGCCTCTAATCCAATTGCTAACATGGGTCCCCCTACTCCACCAGCAGCGTTATCAATGCTAGACTCTTCAGATACGGAACCTAGCATTACAGAAATAATGAAGGCTCCCAGTAAAGTAGTTCTACTAAGA AATATGGTTGGGCCTGGTGATGTTGATGAAGAACTGGAGCCCGAAGTGAAAGATGAATGCAATACCAAATACGGAGATGTGGCCAATGTTTTAATACACGAATCATTTGGCACATCGCCAGAAGATGCTGtcaaaatttttgtagaatttaaacGTATTGAAAGTGCTATTAAAG CTGTCGTGGATTTAAATGGTCGGTTTTTCGGTGGACGTCAAGTACGAGCTGGATTTTTTAactatgataaatttaaaagccTGGAATTGCACTAA